In Eubalaena glacialis isolate mEubGla1 chromosome 2, mEubGla1.1.hap2.+ XY, whole genome shotgun sequence, a single genomic region encodes these proteins:
- the PCK2 gene encoding phosphoenolpyruvate carboxykinase [GTP], mitochondrial isoform X1: MAAVYRPGLRLRWRGLSPWGWPSQRSIQTLRVLSGDLGQLPARVRDFVENSARLCQPESIHICDGTEAENTATLTLLEQQGLIRKLPKYNNCWLARTDPKDVARVESKTVIVTPSQRDTVPLPAGGARGQLGNWMSPAEFQQAVDERFPGCMQGRTMYVLPFSMGPVGSPLSRIGVQLTDSAYVVASMRIMTRLGTPVLQALGDGDFVKCLHSVGQPLTGQGEPVSQWPCNPEKTLIGHVPDQREIVSFGSGYGGNSLLGKKCFALRIASRLARDEGWLAEHMLILGITNPAGKKRYVAAAFPSACGKTNLAMMRPALPGWRVECVGDDIAWMRFDSDGRLRAINPENGFFGVAPGTSATTNPNAMATIQSNTLFTNVAETSDGGVYWEGIDQPLSPGVTVTSWLGKPWKPGDKEPCAHPNSRFCAPARQCPIIDPAWEAPEGVPIDAIIFGGRRPKGVPLVYEAFNWRHGVFVGSAMRSEATAAAEHKGKVIMHDPFAMRPFFGYNFGRYLEHWLSMEGLKGARLPRIFHVNWFRRDEAGHFLWPGFGENARVLDWICRRLEGEDSAQETPIGLVPKEGALDLSGLGAIDTTQLFSLPKDFWEQEVRDIRSYLTEQVNQDLPKEVVAELEALEGRVRRM, translated from the exons ATGGCCGCTGTGTACCGCCCCGGCCTGCG GCTTAGATGGCGTGGGCTGAGCCCCTGGGGCTGGCCCTCACAGCGCAGTATCCAGACCCTGCGAGTACTGAGTGGAGACCTGGGCCAGCTGCCTGCTAGGGTTCGAGACTTCGTGGAAAACAGTGCCCGCCTGTGCCAACCAGAGAGCATCCACATCTGTGATGGGACCGAGGCAGAAAACACTGCCACACTAACCCTGCTGGAACAGCAGGGACTCATCCGAAAGCTCCCAAAGTACAACAACTG CTGGCTGGCCCGCACAGACCCCAAGGATGTGGCACGAGTAGAGAGCAAGACGGTGATTGTAACTCCTTCTCAACGGGACACAGTGCCCCTCCCGGCTGGCGGGGCCCGTGGGCAGCTGGGCAACTGGATGTCCCCAGCTGAGTTCCAGCAAGCCGTGGATGAGAGGTTTCCAGGCTGCATGCAAG GCCGAACCATGTATGTGCTGCCATTCAGCATGGGTCCCGTGGGCTCCCCACTGTCCCGCATCGGAGTGCAGCTCACGGACTCCGCCTACGTGGTGGCAAGCATGCGGATTATGACCCGGCTGGGGACGCCCGTGCTTCAGGCCCTGGGAGATGGCGACTTTGTCAAGTGTCTGCACTCCGTGGGCCAGCCCCTGACTGGGCAAG GGGAGCCGGTGAGCCAGTGGCCATGCAACCCAGAGAAAACCCTGATTGGCCACGTGCCCGACCAGCGGGAGATCGTCTCCTTCGGCAGCGGCTATGGTGGCAACTCCCTGCTGGGCAAGAAGTGCTTTGCCCTTCGCATCGCCTCTCGGCTGGCCCGGGATGAGGGCTGGCTGGCGGAGCACATGCTG ATCCTGGGTATCACCAACCCCGCGGGGAAGAAGCGCTATGTGGCAGCTGCCTTCCCCAGCGCCTGTGGCAAGACAAACCTGGCCATGATGCGGCCGGCACTGCCAGGCTGGAGAGTGGAGTGTGTGGGGGATGACATCGCCTGGATGAGGTTTGAcagtgatg GTCGACTCCGGGCCATCAACCCTGAGAACGGCTTCTTTGGGGTGGCCCCTGGCACCTCTGCCACCACCAATCCCAATGCCATGGCCACAATCCAGAGTAACACCCTTTTCACCAACGTGGCTGAGACCAGCGATGGCGGCGTATACTGGGAGGGCATTGACCAGCCTCTTTCACCCGGCGTCACCGTGACCTCCTGGCTGGGCAAACCCTGGAAACCTG GTGACAAGGAGCCCTGTGCACATCCCAATTCTCGCTTTTGTGCCCCGGCTCGCCAGTGCCCCATCATAGACCCCGCCTGGGAGGCCCCTGAGGGTGTCCCCATTGACGCCATCATCTTTGGAGGCCGCAGACCCAAAG GAGTCCCCCTGGTATATGAGGCCTTCAACTGGCGCCATGGGGTGTTTGTGGGCAGCGCCATGCGCTCAGAGGCCACTGCCGCGGCTGAACACAAAG ggaAGGTCATCATGCACGACCCATTTGCCATGCGGCCCTTTTTTGGCTACAACTTTGGGCGCTACCTTGAACACTGGCTGAGCATGGAGGGCCTCAAAGGGGCCCGGCTGCCCCGCATCTTCCATGTCAACTGGTTCCGGCGCGATGAGGCAGGCCACTTCCTGTGGCCAGGCTTTGGAGAGAATGCTCGGGTGCTAGACTGGATCTGCCGGCGGCTAGAGGGGGAGGACAGTGCCCAAGAAACGCCCATTGGGCTGGTGCCAAAGGAAGGTGCCTTGGATCTCAGCGGCCTGGGAGCCATAGACACCACCCAACTGTTCTCGCTCCCCAAGGACTTCTGGGAACAGGAGGTTCGTGACATTCGGAGCTACCTGACAGAGCAAGTCAACCAGGATCTGCCCAAGGAGGTGGTGGCTGAGCTGGAGGCCCTGGAGGGACGTGTGCGCAGAATGTGA
- the PCK2 gene encoding phosphoenolpyruvate carboxykinase [GTP], mitochondrial isoform X2, with protein MAAVYRPGLRLRWRGLSPWGWPSQRSIQTLRVLSGDLGQLPARVRDFVENSARLCQPESIHICDGTEAENTATLTLLEQQGLIRKLPKYNNCWLARTDPKDVARVESKTVIVTPSQRDTVPLPAGGARGQLGNWMSPAEFQQAVDERFPGCMQGRTMYVLPFSMGPVGSPLSRIGVQLTDSAYVVASMRIMTRLGTPVLQALGDGDFVKCLHSVGQPLTGQGEPVSQWPCNPEKTLIGHVPDQREIVSFGSGYGGNSLLGKKCFALRIASRLARDEGWLAEHMLILGITNPAGKKRYVAAAFPSACGKTNLAMMRPALPGWRVECVGDDIAWMRFDSDGRLRAINPENGFFGVAPGTSATTNPNAMATIQSNTLFTNVAETSDGGVYWEGIDQPLSPGVTVTSWLGKPWKPGDKEPCAHPNSRFCAPARQCPIIDPAWEAPEGVPIDAIIFGGRRPKGVPLVYEAFNWRHGVFVGSAMRSEATAAAEHKGLLGTGGS; from the exons ATGGCCGCTGTGTACCGCCCCGGCCTGCG GCTTAGATGGCGTGGGCTGAGCCCCTGGGGCTGGCCCTCACAGCGCAGTATCCAGACCCTGCGAGTACTGAGTGGAGACCTGGGCCAGCTGCCTGCTAGGGTTCGAGACTTCGTGGAAAACAGTGCCCGCCTGTGCCAACCAGAGAGCATCCACATCTGTGATGGGACCGAGGCAGAAAACACTGCCACACTAACCCTGCTGGAACAGCAGGGACTCATCCGAAAGCTCCCAAAGTACAACAACTG CTGGCTGGCCCGCACAGACCCCAAGGATGTGGCACGAGTAGAGAGCAAGACGGTGATTGTAACTCCTTCTCAACGGGACACAGTGCCCCTCCCGGCTGGCGGGGCCCGTGGGCAGCTGGGCAACTGGATGTCCCCAGCTGAGTTCCAGCAAGCCGTGGATGAGAGGTTTCCAGGCTGCATGCAAG GCCGAACCATGTATGTGCTGCCATTCAGCATGGGTCCCGTGGGCTCCCCACTGTCCCGCATCGGAGTGCAGCTCACGGACTCCGCCTACGTGGTGGCAAGCATGCGGATTATGACCCGGCTGGGGACGCCCGTGCTTCAGGCCCTGGGAGATGGCGACTTTGTCAAGTGTCTGCACTCCGTGGGCCAGCCCCTGACTGGGCAAG GGGAGCCGGTGAGCCAGTGGCCATGCAACCCAGAGAAAACCCTGATTGGCCACGTGCCCGACCAGCGGGAGATCGTCTCCTTCGGCAGCGGCTATGGTGGCAACTCCCTGCTGGGCAAGAAGTGCTTTGCCCTTCGCATCGCCTCTCGGCTGGCCCGGGATGAGGGCTGGCTGGCGGAGCACATGCTG ATCCTGGGTATCACCAACCCCGCGGGGAAGAAGCGCTATGTGGCAGCTGCCTTCCCCAGCGCCTGTGGCAAGACAAACCTGGCCATGATGCGGCCGGCACTGCCAGGCTGGAGAGTGGAGTGTGTGGGGGATGACATCGCCTGGATGAGGTTTGAcagtgatg GTCGACTCCGGGCCATCAACCCTGAGAACGGCTTCTTTGGGGTGGCCCCTGGCACCTCTGCCACCACCAATCCCAATGCCATGGCCACAATCCAGAGTAACACCCTTTTCACCAACGTGGCTGAGACCAGCGATGGCGGCGTATACTGGGAGGGCATTGACCAGCCTCTTTCACCCGGCGTCACCGTGACCTCCTGGCTGGGCAAACCCTGGAAACCTG GTGACAAGGAGCCCTGTGCACATCCCAATTCTCGCTTTTGTGCCCCGGCTCGCCAGTGCCCCATCATAGACCCCGCCTGGGAGGCCCCTGAGGGTGTCCCCATTGACGCCATCATCTTTGGAGGCCGCAGACCCAAAG GAGTCCCCCTGGTATATGAGGCCTTCAACTGGCGCCATGGGGTGTTTGTGGGCAGCGCCATGCGCTCAGAGGCCACTGCCGCGGCTGAACACAAAG GACTTCTGGGAACAGGAGGTTCGTGA